A region of Vanessa tameamea isolate UH-Manoa-2023 chromosome 21, ilVanTame1 primary haplotype, whole genome shotgun sequence DNA encodes the following proteins:
- the LOC113395219 gene encoding luciferin 4-monooxygenase-like, whose translation MYNQTSDAIWWYLHELGSRVVAESGIAIDRFHVGKIILHSLKNSPEYILQIDGSTDGRETSKSVLERSVRCASAFKNMGLQYQDVIVIMAPNHLDLVIPMYAGLYIGIIVAGVDVGLGVNELRDTLKCTEPKIIFCENSNVPTIKEALKALNITTRIVTFGKKQDDKMSFKELLDKYAGDTTVEQFKPADFDPTLTIAILVPTSGSTGIPKTAALTHKNVFYGFPCILVFNTEFPSPFDKVMVLSPIQWISATLQFIMSPIVRYTRMQTSSPLTAHHVYSLINKYKPEFTIMSPTFMTTVFKSGDRDKCDFSSLKFIIVGGSAVSKQLLEEVKEVIPNCHLQIGYGLTESSGLVCNPSYSPFGSLGTPLNSVQFKLVDVNTDEVINEPNVSGELRIKGPAVFMGYYNDAQMTAAAFDEDGWLKTGDIHYRDENFNYYFVDRHKLLLKYKSYQVSPTEIESVIIEHPGVLDVAVTGIPDDELGDLVVAFVVPIKGCTVTAQEIKDLVKASLSDPKQLRGGVIFLPEMPTTSTSKIDRTKLKKMALSLNRE comes from the exons ATGTATAACCAAACATCCGATGCGATTTGGTGGTACCTTCACGAACTAGGATCGCGCGTGGTCGCCGAGTCTGGCATAGCTATTGACAGATTTCATGTTGGTAAAATTATACTGCACAGCTTAAAGAATTCTCCAGAATATATATTGCag ATAGATGGATCCACGGATGGGAGAGAGACGAGTAAATCTGTCTTAGAGCGCTCAGTGAGATGTGCTTCTGCATTCAAGAATATGGGTCTCCAATATCAGGACGTCATAGTCATCATGGCGCCGAACCATCTTGACTTGGTTATACCGATGTACGCTGGCCTCTATATTGGCATCATTGTTGCAGGGGTTGATGTGGGCTTAGGAGTAA ACGAGCTTCGAGATACACTAAAATGTACTgaaccaaaaataatattttgcgaAAACTCAAACGTCCCAACCATTAAAGAAGCGTTGAAAGCGTTAAACATAACGACTCGAATTGTGACATTTGGTAAAAAACAGGACGACAAGATGTCCTTTAAAGAATTACTGGACAAATATGCTGGCGACACTACAGTTGAACAATTCAA GCCCGCTGACTTCGACCCAACGCTGACGATTGCTATATTAGTCCCAACAAGTGGATCAACGGGAATACCAAAAACCGCTGCACTAACACATAAGAATGTTTTCTATGGATTTCCCTGTATact GGTTTTCAATACTGAATTTCCATCGCCGTTTGACAAAGTTATGGTCCTGTCACCAATTCAGTGGATTTCAGCGACGTTACAATTTATTATGTCACCCATTGTGCGATACACTCGAATGCAAACCTCTTCGCCGCTCACGGCTCACCACGTCTACTCacttataaacaaatacaag CCTGAGTTTACCATTATGAGCCCAACGTTTATGACTACTGTATTTAAAAGCGGTGACAGGGATAAGTGCGATTTTAGTTCCCTTAAGTTCATAATTGTCGGTGGTAGCGCCGTTTCTAAACAACTGCTCGAAGAAGTCAAG GAAGTGATACCAAATTGTCATTTACAAATTGGCTACGGATTGACAGAGTCTTCGGGCTTGGTGTGTAATCCGTCGTACTCGCCATTTGGTTCACTAGGTACACCGCTTAACAGTGTGCAGtttaaa CTAGTAGACGTGAACACTGATGAAGTAATCAATGAGCCAAATGTGTCTGGAGAATTAAGAATAAAGGGACCCGCAGTTTTCATG ggTTATTATAATGACGCGCAAATGACCGCTGCAGCCTTCGACGAAGACGGATGGTTAAAGACTGGAGACATTCACTACAGAGatgaaaatttcaattattatttcgttGATCGccataaattactattaaaatacaaaagttaCCAG GTGTCCCCGACCGAAATAGAAAGCGTCATCATCGAACATCCAGGTGTACTGGACGTAGCTGTCACTGGTATACCTGATGATGAACTCGGCGATCTGGTAGTCGCATTTGTTGTACCTATTAAAGGGTGCACTGTTACAGCACAGGAAATCAAAGATTTGGTCAAAG CTTCGCTATCAGATCCAAAGCAACTAAGGGGAGGGGTCATCTTTCTACCCGAAATGCCAACAACGTCAACATCAAAAATTGACCGaactaaattgaaaaaaatggcGCTCAGCTTAAACAGAGAATAA